The DNA segment tattgcaagaacaccgaaacacccttctcatattcttcagagatgcgacgtgcattcatccagtttcgatccatactatattaatcgtttgtgttaaatttcaaatgggAACTAAGTTTCGCTCAGTGATTTCtacttataatctaacatgccaattataataacacggctaaaatttatcacatacatattcaaaagccgataacacatgcatacctaaaagccaaaaacatgcaaaGGCAAAaatcaataacatgcatacacagaAGACCATAACacacatacaataaaagttttaaacatagAAGTTAACCTTCTTATCAGATTCAAACAACAatggagggaattggaggacTGCACGACCAAAAATATAGGCCAAAAACGGTCAAAAACGTCGCCCAAGAACACGTCACAAACTACATCAAAACGCAACGAAGACGAAATTTAATCGGTTGAAATGGAAGATATCTCAACAAAGAGTAacttaatcggagtaaaagtgaatttaaacggtgcaaaagcGAGAAAATGAACCTGAAAGCTATGCCACAACAGAAAGCAcgaggaagaagacgatgaatagtggTGTAACTGCTCGCGGGTTCGTGTTCTGAAGTTTATGTTacaatagacgtcggttagctATCGCGACTAACGTCTGTCAGGTTATATACCTCAGTCCtatcactaatatgacgtctatatgatttaaatattaatattggcgcGGATTATAGACATCAGGTATCTGAACAACTGACGTCTAGTTGGAAATAGTCGTCGGTTACCATGCAACTGACGTCTAGCTAGCAGAACAATCATGGCagtttcacctaactgtcaggaCATAGCCGTCGGTTACCatggggcaccgacgtctatgtctaAGACCATTAATGACACTCAACTACCTGTCAGCCTGTAGACGTCTGTGTGTCTCCATCGACGTCTATTTCACGATTGTTCACCACCTCTGAGACCTTTAGACGTCGATGTTTGTCATTGTGACGTCTATAGCTCGACTCTTCATCTTATCTGGCAGACCTTTAGACGTCACAATTGAAGGGCCCTGACGTCTATAGTTCTTCACTCATCGGTTGGAGTTTTGCCCGACGTCTAGTTGTCCTACTCAATTACAAAATTGTCACCGGTCATCGTTTAACGTCAATTGATGgaacaaccgacgtctatggagTGACGTTAAACACCATTTTTACCGTGtatgttaaaaaatttggaattatttatttattcgttTGCATTGAAATTGACCATTATTATTGGTCTaggtcataaaaaaaataaaattatactcaGCAACTATAAAATAGAGCAatcattcaaaaaattataatgcacCGCCACCTGCCTCGTTATCTACtattatataactattatataGCTGCATCACACTTTCcagttatattgtattttactGCAAAGTCAATTTCTTTTTGTCCTATAAAATATGGTGTTTTCAAATATACACGCAAATGTTAGattatttggttttatttattgatCAGTTAGCCACCGAAATTGACCACTATTATTAGTTCActagaaatcaagaaaaaactattaaattcaGCAAcctaaactaaaacaattatgAGTTGTTCATAAGAGACCATATCAACACTAAACCTAAAGatgtaatgttttataaatatttatttattttatatcccaccaaacttttttatttgtattcaaTACTGtactttcaatttatattttgattcttaatAATTTGCACTTATTTTGTTAGAATATATTATTCTGAGTCATTAGAACTATGGAATACATTGTATTGAGGTGGTATATGATTGAAGGAGCTCATGGATGACTAGTTTAAGTAcatatgtatttttataatacgtcatctgtaaaatattttatctcattATCACttttgtctcttagagttgtagGAATACTCAACGCTTAGTACTTGCTAATGCAAAGACATAGCTTATTGTGACATTATTTCCATTGCTCTGCACCCAGTCAAAGCCATACGCTTCACTTCAAATCTCAAAGTTTCACTCATGGCAGCAGAAATGGTTACTGGTGTTCTTGTTTCTACTTTCCTCGAGAGGACTATCGACACTTTGGCTTCTCGTCTTCTCAACATATTTCATCAAAGAAAGCACAAGAAGCAACTCAGCAACTTGAAGATGAAGCTGCTAGCCATTGATGTTGTGGCGTTTGAAGCAGAACAAAAGCAGTTCACAGATCCACGTGTCAGAGATTGGCTTCTCAGGGCCAAAGATGTTGTGATCGATgcagaagatctcttggatgagTTAGATTATGAACTCTCCAAAACCAAAGTGGAAGCTGAGTCTCAGAGTGCATCTAAGAAGGTGTGGAATTCCCTCGACTCTTCTTtctttgaaattgaatttgatcCCATGATGGAACAAGTCATTGAGGACTTAGAAGAACTTGCAATCCAAAGCGATTTTCTAGGTTTGAAAAAGGTTGGTGGTGTTGGGGTTGGATCAGTATCCGAtagtaaattaatatatacatcTTTGCCAAATGAAAGTGTTATCTATGGCAGAGATGATGACAAAGAATTTGTCCTTAACTGGCTCACATCGGACACTCATAACAACCTATCTATACTTTCTATTGTGGGCATGGGTGGGATGGGTAAGACATCTCTTGCCCAACATGTATTCAATGACCCAAGGCTTGAAGAAGCTAGCTTTGATACCAAAGTTTGGGTCAGTGTTCCACAGGAATTTGATGTTCTCAAAGTATCAAGAGCAATTCTTGACACAATAACTGGTTCCACTGATCATAGTATACAACAAGAAGTAATTCAGAAAAGACTGAAAGAAAAACTTATGGGAAAGAAATTTCTTCTCGTTTTAGATGATGTTTGGAACGAAAGATCATCTAAATGGGAAGATGTGCAGAAGCCTCTAATTTTCGGAGGCCAAGGCAGTAGAATTCTTGTCACTACAAGGAGTGAGAAGGTTGTTGTTGCCATGCGATCAGAAAAGCGCCTCCTGCAGgtattaaaaaaagattattgTTGGGACTTGTTCGCAAAGCATGCATTCCAAAATGGTAATCCCCAACCAGACTCAGACTTCATAGAGATTGGTAAGAAGATAGTTGAAAAATGTAATGGACTTCCTTTAGCCTTGAAAACGATGGGAAGTCTATTACACAATAAATCATCTGTTTCGGAATGGAGAAGTATTATGAAGAGTGAGATATGGGATTTTTCAGAAAATGAAAGTGATATACTCCCTGCTTTGAGACTCAGCTATTTCCACCTTCCTTCTCATCTGAAGAAATGCTTTGCTTTTTGTGCCTTATTTCCCAAAGGTTATAGGTTTGACAAGGAGTGGTTAATTCAATTGTGGATGGCTGAAAATTTCCTAGAAAACCCTCTACAGAAAAAGAGTCCtgaagaagttggtgaagaaTATTGCAATGATCTATTATCTTGGTCCTTCTTTCAACAACAGTCAGGATACGAAGGGAAGAAAGGTTTTATCATGCATGACCTTCTAAATGATTTGGCAAAATACGTGTGTGAAGACATATGCATCAGGTTAGGAGTTGATGAACCAAAACATATACCCAAAACAACCCGTCATTGTTCATTTTCAGACTCGGGCTTTGATGGGTTTGGGAGTTCGATTGATTCTCAAAAGTTGCATATATTTACCCCAACAGAACGGATTTGGGATTGGGTTTGCAAGATGTCCATAGATGACTTGTTCTCCAGATTTAAGTTAATACGTGTCTTATCTTTGTATAATTGTCGTAGCCTTACGGAGGTGCCTGAATCGGTAGGAAATCTTAAGCATCTTCGTTCATTAGATCTATCCTGGACTCGAATAGAAAAATTACCCGACTCAATAATTTTACTCTACAAGTTGCAAATACTGCTGCTGAACTATTGTGAAAAATTAAAGGAGCTTCCCTCATGTTTATATCAACTCGACAATTTGCGTCGTCTTGATTTAGAAGGTAGTGGAGTGCAAAATGTGGTAGCACATTTGGGAAAGTTGAGGAATCTTCAAGTAGCGATGAGTTCATTTCATGTTAAGAAAAGTAAGGAAATCAATTTTCAGCAATTAGGAGAACTCGATCTTCATGGAAGTCTAACAATTGATGATCTACAGAATATTGAGAGTCCCTCCTATGCATTAGAAGTAGATTTGAAGAACAAACCACACCTTGTGAAACTACGGTTAGAATGGAATTTCATTGGCAGCTCCTCGGTTGATTCAGAAAAGGCTGAGGATGTAATTGAGAATCTACATCCttcaaaatatttgaagaagTTGTCAATAAGGAACTATATTGGTAAACAATTTCCAGATTGGCTACTTCACAATTCATTACCGAATCTGGTGTCCTTAGAGTTGGAGGGATGTGAATCTTGCCAAGGTTTACCTCCGCTTGGACTTCTTCTATTTCTCAAGCACTTGAGCATTGCAAGACTTGATGGGATACTGAGTATTGATGCTGATTTTCATGGGAACAActcttcttcatttaaatcCCTTCAAACATTGTATTTCTCTGATATGAGACAATGGGAAAAGTGGGACTGCCAAGCTGTGACAGGTGCTTTTCCATGTCTACAagaattttcaattaaaaattgtcCCAAGCTGAAAGGACACCTGCCAAAGTTTGGTGCTTTAAAAACTCTAAGAGCGATTCACTGCCAACAATTGGAAGCTTTGATACGTCTAAGAGTTGAAGAGTTGTCTGTTTGTTCAGCTCTGGAGTCAATAAGTGATGACTGTGTCTCTCTAAGGATCTTTCCATTGGATTTCTTCCCAACACTCAGGACTCTTGAACTCAGTGGATTTCCTAATCTACAGATGATTTCACAAAATCATGTTCACAATCATCTCTGGCATCTGTACATCAAAGAGTGTCCTAAATTAGAATCATTGCCTGCAAACATGCATATGCTGCTTCCATCTCTCAGAGAGCTACAAATAAAAGAGTGTCCAAGACTTGAGTCGTTCTCTGAAGGAGGTTTGCCATTAAATCTAAAAGAAATCACACTGAATAATTGCTTTAGACTTGTTGGCTCACTGAAAAGAGCTTTAGGAGACAGTCCTTCGTTGATATCtttaagtattaaaaaagtAGAGGCGGAATGTTTTCCTGATGAAGGTTTgcttccactctctcttactcAACTAATAATAAATGATTCTCCAAATCTAAAAAAACTGAACTACAAGGGTCTCTTAGAACTCTCATCTCTTCGATCACTGAAGCTTTCGAAATGTCCCAACCTCGAATGCTTACCAGAGGAGGGTCTTcccaaatcaatttctttttttcaaatattcaactGTCCTTTGCTGGAACAGCGTTGCCACAAAGAAGGAGGCGAAGACTGGGAAAAGGTTTCTCACATTCCAGAGTTATTAATATGGTAGTAAGATTGTTTcctttgtttaattttgtttaatgttagGGATAGTTTAATACTTTGCCTGTTGGTAGTCCTTTCATGTAACAAATTACACCtccatgaattttttttttttaacactatAATTATTAAGCCTCTATCGCTTTATTGATTATTAGGTTTAGAATACATTCTGATATACCAAATGTATTTACCCTCTTCCTATCTGTTTTGTTTTAAGCActtaattaaatacaataatgctaaagcttaaataaattttaagtttctaacattatttttgtaaatgaaatacataataaattattaaaataaatttaactccttgaaaaattatttatttgtatttttttctttaacattacATTGTGTCTTTAGacgtatttttgaaatatttttatttcttttaattttttaccttgTTGTTATCATaacatttatatgtttttttttataataatataagtgATTTAATGTATATCAGAATCTAGATTTTGTGAGACATGTTTATTGAACAGTTTAGATATTACTTGTCttttaaactataatttagaatacattttttatttttaattacacagttcgaaaatactttttatttctgaaaataaGTTCGGAATTGTACcatgcaaaaacagaatttcTTTTTGTGGGTGTAAAGAGAATTTTATGGgagtgtaagaaaaaaaaaacggtaAGTTGGGTCATACTGACATCCAAGTCCAAATTTGTCAtagtgaaaacaaaaaatttaaggtAGAGTCATGGAAGCTGGTGAAAGTTTAAAACATTTCCtaacaattattaaatgatAACATGTAACTATCAGCCTATTATGTACTATTGAAGACAAATGCCTATCTACTCTTTtctattaataacaaaaattttattgtaagtaacttttatttattttacaagtaattatttttgtttataaaataatcactTCAAaggtaaaatgataaaaaaattgtataaaataaaataaaattttatttattaatttataaattatagataTAATACACtacatatattcatataatcaaAAGATTCATATAATAAGTTTAGCTAATCATTTAAAAGTCAATTTGTTTTATCACTTGGAAgagagtttattttttttatcaagttaCTACCATGGTAACATTACatgttagaaaatatatatatatatatatatatatatatatatatatatatatatatatatatatatatatatatatatatatatataaggatgagctaatgaaaataaaaagtgatattACATACATCTTCATCGCATCATAAAAGATATCGTCATGCATATAAATATGGATAAACTCACACATATAGTCACAACATAATAAACCAAATACACAACatgataaacaaatttaaaaaaaaaaaataacacttggTATATTTTAAGCCAAAACTTTGGTTAGTTTATGTTTCTGAGTTAGGTGACGCAAAACATTTTACTATAAAACTAAATGTACactttaaattaacattaatggaaaaatacaaattaatgacGACTTATTATAACAAATGTAATGTAATTGTTATAATAAGTTGATGGATgagaattttataataaaatattaaatttattataacgagtatatttttattttttataataaattgataagTTATGAgcgataattttataataaagattaaatttattataatttgtgtaaGTAGACATGTCATAATAAGTAGGTATGGTggtacaactttaattaaagaaaaatgtcaTTATGTCATAGTAGATTTGTCATAGTATATATTTACcatgtttgttaatttgatatctgatatattatgtttaaaCCCTTACTTGCATTTTTTCTTAGGCATTTCACTTTTCCTCTTCGTGTTGTCTCTTAAATAATTCACAATTCAAGCTTCTTCTATCAACTTGTATTTTTGTTAACTCCATTATTGGAGTCTTGCATTCTCACAACTTCTATTGTATTTGTCTTCTTCCAATATTGCATTCTTGGGAAGAGGTAAGTTATTGAACTCTAAAatatcactacaagaaaaattgttgtTACCTATGATTAAAAACCATATCTAAGTttgaaaatccgtatataaagtaGTGTTTCATACTGattacataaagaaaaaaatctgtatgtaaaatGGTCGtaccactagtacaaaaatcacgtacaacgtcgaatattttgaacttttaacgGCAAATTTGTGAACGACGTCATatcaggagacgttaaattgacgtttaaaaaattcaatgttaaattaacgtcgaattttgtcaatatacgacattAACTTAATGTGgatttttgtcaatatacgacgttaatcaaatttttttaattaattgtgattcttttttacaactctacaagatctgaaaagcagaaaaacaacaaatttcagtttttggtattttataaagcatgaactatgatcaacaacaaacaacaataaccaacaacaaacaagttcaataaaccaacaacaaacaagttcaataaaacaacaacaataacaaacaaattcaaccaaacaacaacaacaacaaacaagttcagcCAAACAACAAtcataaacaagttcaacaaaaaaaaaagaaaaacaaacaaattcaaaaaatgagttctttaaaacaaaaacgaaaactaaacttcaaaaggtgggttcatcggaAAAAGTATTGTCACccgtgagagagaaagcaaaatGCACATATGAAGGACCAGAGCACGAAAATAATccgtcaaaacaaacgaaaatcatatataaagtaattaattaacatgcatttgtatcaaatgaaagaaaaattacctGTGATgatcgtcaaacttcgttcgaaaaAACTTTGAGAAGAGAATAGGGTCTtgcgcgctaagataaagtgactgaattttcaatctctcactcaaatttttattgaattcactaacctttttaACGTCTAAAGTTGGgacattcgacgttttatatccttttacgtcgaattacaattataaacaacatttaataattgcatttatttacaaaaatgtcatcggtcatttttaacattggtTATTCAGTGGTTGGACGTTGAACGCGTGacgttatatgttgtttttacactagtgtagagctgtcaaaatgggtagtCCGGCTCGACTcgacccggctcaccacgggttggtaacttagtgagccaacccaacccgactcacttattagcgagctgaaaaaattcaaaccatgcctgacccaccacgggttggttcactagctcacttaattataagatttttttaaaataaaaaaaaatatgctttttttaattcaaatctaaataaatttcactctaaaatgatgttaaactccaaagacaattaaaaaaaatatcatacaatccaagtataatccaaaaacaagcacaaaaggcaaataaataagtttttaatattgataatttttgtattacttgtttatttataatattagagtcttgaatagataaatttataatatt comes from the Vigna radiata var. radiata cultivar VC1973A chromosome 2, Vradiata_ver6, whole genome shotgun sequence genome and includes:
- the LOC106777588 gene encoding putative disease resistance RPP13-like protein 1 — its product is MAAEMVTGVLVSTFLERTIDTLASRLLNIFHQRKHKKQLSNLKMKLLAIDVVAFEAEQKQFTDPRVRDWLLRAKDVVIDAEDLLDELDYELSKTKVEAESQSASKKVWNSLDSSFFEIEFDPMMEQVIEDLEELAIQSDFLGLKKVGGVGVGSVSDSKLIYTSLPNESVIYGRDDDKEFVLNWLTSDTHNNLSILSIVGMGGMGKTSLAQHVFNDPRLEEASFDTKVWVSVPQEFDVLKVSRAILDTITGSTDHSIQQEVIQKRLKEKLMGKKFLLVLDDVWNERSSKWEDVQKPLIFGGQGSRILVTTRSEKVVVAMRSEKRLLQVLKKDYCWDLFAKHAFQNGNPQPDSDFIEIGKKIVEKCNGLPLALKTMGSLLHNKSSVSEWRSIMKSEIWDFSENESDILPALRLSYFHLPSHLKKCFAFCALFPKGYRFDKEWLIQLWMAENFLENPLQKKSPEEVGEEYCNDLLSWSFFQQQSGYEGKKGFIMHDLLNDLAKYVCEDICIRLGVDEPKHIPKTTRHCSFSDSGFDGFGSSIDSQKLHIFTPTERIWDWVCKMSIDDLFSRFKLIRVLSLYNCRSLTEVPESVGNLKHLRSLDLSWTRIEKLPDSIILLYKLQILLLNYCEKLKELPSCLYQLDNLRRLDLEGSGVQNVVAHLGKLRNLQVAMSSFHVKKSKEINFQQLGELDLHGSLTIDDLQNIESPSYALEVDLKNKPHLVKLRLEWNFIGSSSVDSEKAEDVIENLHPSKYLKKLSIRNYIGKQFPDWLLHNSLPNLVSLELEGCESCQGLPPLGLLLFLKHLSIARLDGILSIDADFHGNNSSSFKSLQTLYFSDMRQWEKWDCQAVTGAFPCLQEFSIKNCPKLKGHLPKFGALKTLRAIHCQQLEALIRLRVEELSVCSALESISDDCVSLRIFPLDFFPTLRTLELSGFPNLQMISQNHVHNHLWHLYIKECPKLESLPANMHMLLPSLRELQIKECPRLESFSEGGLPLNLKEITLNNCFRLVGSLKRALGDSPSLISLSIKKVEAECFPDEGLLPLSLTQLIINDSPNLKKLNYKGLLELSSLRSLKLSKCPNLECLPEEGLPKSISFFQIFNCPLLEQRCHKEGGEDWEKVSHIPELLIW